The window CCAAGCTGAAGGCCAAGGGCTGCGTGGAGTACAAAGAGTGTCATGATACTGCTCCCAAGGAGCCCGTGGACGGTCCTCATACCTGGATTCTCCTGAACAAAAACGACGACTATTAGGAGTCCACTACATTTATTCCAATCAAAATGATGAGATTTTGGTGGTACAAGATGCTTCGAGGCATTAATTGGGATTCACATCTTGTGCTGCAATTTCTTTTTTCCCCTCCATGTAATTATACGTCCACTTTGTGCAGTAGCCGACTTAAATGTCACAGACCAATTTGCAAGTACTTAATCTTGAACAAAATAAACATGCCCAGAATGTTAGAGGTTTCTGAAAATtttcacttggtatcagagttcAAGTCAAACTGGCATCACAATCCAAAAGCTTAAGCTCATTATGTGTGTGTTGATACTTATTTGCAAGTCCAACTCTCTTTAATCTTAGAAAATGAAGACTAATCTTGACTCATCTCTCAATCTTTATACTACACATCAATTTTTTCAACACAGATCGATGAGGACTCATCATTTCTTAACATCAATTTTTAAGACGTTTTCTATCAAAACGGAATCAATTAAGTCGATAACTACCATCTTAAATAGTTGCATATTTATTCACTAATATACTAGGAGCCTTTAATTTTATGATGCTTTTATTGCATTAATTGTTGTAACCATCTGCTTCCCCTTGTTGACTTTTCTATTGGATTATAGACATATTACCATAAATGACATTGAAGTTACTCCAAACAAAGGCAGTAAGCAAATTCTTAAACCATCTCAGTTTAAAGAAATTgaacatatatattttatatccCAACCAGAAAAGTTATATCAAATATCCAGAATTTGGATGTGTTTCTAAACAAAATCCAGATGGCTACATTTAAATGTGGTATCAGACTTTACCTCAAACAAGGTTGGTAAAAGAGACTGAATCGTCAACAGGGACAGGCCGATAAATCCAGTGACAGCATGAGGACTGCAGCAAATCATATTAACTGACTAATCCACTATAAACCAGTCTGACATATTCTAATTTATTCTTATCAGTAAAAATGattaaggggaaaaaaaaaggaaatttctCTAACATCATAACAATGATATGTTGACGTCAGGTGTCCGTAATGtcagaatttttcttttttttttcaattacctCTCAAAAATTGGTTTGTCAGAAGTCAGTAAAGCTGTTATCCCCCCGGTAGCCCCAAGAGCAAAGAATAAAAACATGCCTCCAAGGAGCTTCGGATGCAGGTCCTTCGCCTTGGCTTTTTCCTCCTTTAACAGTTGAGTCAAGAAAGTAATGAGTAAAAGATACCTAGCATCTGAAAAAAGCTACTACGAAATCAAGAAAGTAATGAGTATAAGAAGATGCTTCATATccttgaaaaaaatattattttcctccagaaaaaaaaaaaacagtagcTCAGTTAATAATGAGACAACTCACTGCATCATTTGACAATCTTATTCTCAATCCCAGATATGATCCATAACCGCCCATTGCAAAGAGAACAACAGCCTGCAGGATCATAAGACAAACTATTAACCTCAATTCAATATGTAGTCATTTTCAAAGCAGTCAACATTTAAACTCTTCGACATTTTCTGGGATTCTTTCTACAACACTTCAGGTTCTTTCCtgtaccatagagttcattgttgTAGTCGGAAGAACTCTCAAGTCAGTCACTGGAATATAAAACTAAGTAGCTTTGTtataccatagagttcattgttgTAGTTGGAAGAACTCTCAAGTCAGTCACTGGAATATACAACTAAGTAGCTTTGTTATCTGTTTCTACACCTTGTAGATGTGAGCTTGGAGTTTGGACATCTCCATATTGAATTGCACTTTGACAACAAGAGATGCATTCTTTTATTTAACATCTATAAAATGACTAACAGATGCCAGAAAACCCAAGATCAGTAACTCAGCAGGATTGGAAGCTCTAT of the Musa acuminata AAA Group cultivar baxijiao chromosome BXJ3-2, Cavendish_Baxijiao_AAA, whole genome shotgun sequence genome contains:
- the LOC103968560 gene encoding uncharacterized protein LOC103968560; this translates as MAMIGSILHLHAISNGLYHGSLSFPTSSAAKIQRRRGSLRVMGDQCRRGPNGRGEYRHGETLLCSVAPFPLLLAATLPGAEAVRSAFEPFVELVKTWNLPDWLVHWGHPGNMAVVLFAMGGYGSYLGLRIRLSNDAEEKAKAKDLHPKLLGGMFLFFALGATGGITALLTSDKPIFESPHAVTGFIGLSLLTIQSLLPTLFEENPGMRTVHGLLGSSIMTLFVLHAALGLQLGLSF